The following DNA comes from Amycolatopsis albispora.
AGCCACCGTCGACGAGGCGCTCGCCGTGTTCGACCGGCACAACCTCGACTTCACCGCGGGCCCGCCACTGCACTACCTGGTCGCCGACGCCCACGGCCAGGCCGCGGTGATCGAGTTCGTCGACGGCACCATGGTCGTGCACCGGCAGCAGGGCCCGTGGCAGGCGCTGGTCAACTTCGAGCTGACCGGCACCGACGAAGCCACCAGGCAGGCCGACCCGCGCTACGCCACCGCGAGCCGCGCCCTCACCGCGGCCGGTGGCAGGCTCGGCCCCGGCGAGGCGATGGACCTGTTGTCCCAGGTGCAGCAGGGACACACCCAGTGGTCGGTGGTCTACGGGCAGAAGACCGGCGAGATCCGCATCGCGACCGGACGCCGCTACGACACCGTGCACACTTTTCAGTTGTCAATGGCCTGACGCATCACCTCCCTGGTCCAGTAGGTCGGTCTGGTGGTCGATGGCGGATCGGATCAGCGCGCGCACCTCGTCCGGGTGGTCCAGGGCCACCCCGGCCCGGATCTCACGCACGTAGCGACCCGATCCGGCGAGGAGCCCGGCCGGATCGTCGAGCAGTACGCCCTTGTGGAAGACCAGCCGCGCGCCGCTCTTCGGCGCGGCGATAGCGCAGAGCCAGTGGTGCCAGTCGCCGCCGAGGGTGAAGGTGCGCCGACCCCACTTGACGGCAGCCTCCAGCCGGGCATCGGCCGAGCTGACCAGTGCCTCGAGCGCCTCGAGTTCCGCTGAATTCGCCATGCTCCGATGCTGCCCCGGGGGTACGACAGTTTCGCGCCCACGACGTTCAGGACGCCGGCACGCGCTCCGGCTCCGTGCACAGGACCTGCCTTGCCAGGCCGATCCACCAGATGAACGTCAGCGCGATGATCGTCGGGTTCTTCAGGAACAGCAGCCACGCCAGGTACCCCTGACGCGCCGATTCCGGCAGCAGCCCGCCGACCACCCGCTCAGCGACCACGTCGAACACCGCGAACGCCACCGACAGCAGCACCCCCTGGAGCACCAGGCTCCGCCAGTGGTCGCGGAAGAACGCCGAGGCGTTCGCCATCCGGGGCCGCTGACCTCGGAACGCCAGCCAAGCGACCACCGCGACCAGCCCCAGCCGCACCAATCCCACCAGCACCTCGGAGGCGACGACCAGCCCACCGGGCATCTCCCCGCCGACCACCAGCAGCCGCTGCAGAGACGGGATCAGTGACAACCCTGCCACGAGCGGCAGGTGCCGCAGGTAGAACCGCCAGGCCCACCGAGGTACCCGCAACGCCAGCCCCAGTTCCGCACGCATGTTCTCTCCCTCGAAAGTATTTTAGTTCACAATACAGAAATATCCGCCTTGCTAAAGTGACGGCGTGAACGGCGCGGAACTGGGACGTGAGCTGAGCACCGCCGTGGTCGCCTTCCACGAGGCCATCGGCGCGCGACTGGGCGTGAGCGCGGTCGACCAGCGGGCGTACGCGCTGATCGGGAAGCGCGGCCCGCTGTCGGCGGGCGCGCTGGCGAAGGAGATCGGCCTGACCCCGGGCGCGGTCACCGGCATGGTCGACCGGCTGGAGCGGGCCGGGCTGGTGCGCCGCGAGCCCGATCCTGAAGACCGGCGGCGCGTGGTGATCAGCACCAGCGAAGGCGGCGCGCGGGTGTTCGGCGCCGCGTTCGCCGGGCTGGGCA
Coding sequences within:
- a CDS encoding DUF1801 domain-containing protein, which produces MANSAELEALEALVSSADARLEAAVKWGRRTFTLGGDWHHWLCAIAAPKSGARLVFHKGVLLDDPAGLLAGSGRYVREIRAGVALDHPDEVRALIRSAIDHQTDLLDQGGDASGH
- a CDS encoding MarR family winged helix-turn-helix transcriptional regulator; translated protein: MNGAELGRELSTAVVAFHEAIGARLGVSAVDQRAYALIGKRGPLSAGALAKEIGLTPGAVTGMVDRLERAGLVRREPDPEDRRRVVISTSEGGARVFGAAFAGLGSAMEDLISGYSEVEQRAIADYVTRTVEILREQTKKLTAQDS